A DNA window from Methanomassiliicoccus luminyensis B10 contains the following coding sequences:
- a CDS encoding helix-turn-helix domain-containing protein has protein sequence MFELNVESNTPLTPLSDVDDIALQFLTHIGYLPKGYNPKTNVIDTQDSVPYRLFMDCFMRNPKRAWTVEELAAYLKTTKPTIYRHLNKLKGIDILEEVETEREGGMKKGYRIRYGDLRKAWSFTEANVDMAMRNYRETVDHFQKLMEG, from the coding sequence ATGTTCGAGCTTAACGTCGAGAGCAACACGCCGCTCACCCCCCTGAGCGACGTGGATGACATCGCCCTGCAGTTCCTTACGCACATCGGCTATCTGCCCAAGGGTTATAACCCCAAGACCAACGTAATCGATACCCAGGACAGCGTCCCGTACCGCCTGTTCATGGACTGCTTCATGCGCAACCCGAAGCGGGCCTGGACGGTGGAGGAGCTGGCGGCGTACCTGAAGACGACCAAGCCGACCATATATCGCCATCTCAACAAGCTTAAGGGGATCGACATCCTCGAAGAGGTGGAGACGGAGAGGGAGGGGGGCATGAAGAAGGGATACCGCATTCGCTACGGGGACCTGCGCAAGGCCTGGAGCTTCACCGAGGCCAACGTGGATATGGCCATGCGCAACTACCGCGAGACGGTGGACCACTTCCAGAAGCTGATGGAGGGATGA
- a CDS encoding tRNA uridine(34) 5-carboxymethylaminomethyl modification radical SAM/GNAT enzyme Elp3 codes for MGYHEEIIRSILDGRIRNKDDLQRAKIDLCRKYALPGVPPNSETLALVSEDDLPLVEEILRLKPVRTLSGVAVVAVMTSPAPCPHGKCVYCPGGVESGSPQSYTGKEPAARRGESYGFDPYEQTRGRIEQLEAIGHPTDKIDLIVMGGTFTSRPREYQVDFVKRCFEAMNGEVSPSLEEAQAANETAGHRCIGMTIETRPDAMTEEQVALSMALGMTRVEMGVQILDEAILRAVNRGHGLQAVIDATRVAKRSGLKVCYHVMPGLPGSSPEKDLESFRRMFDDPVFRPDMLKLYPTLVVKGTKLYDMWARGEYRPYTTEEAVEIMAEMKRLVPPWVRIQRIQRDIPVPLIEAGVDKGHLRELIKERMRSQGRQCRCIRCREVGLKGIRDYTVDQLRLEVQRYEASGGAESFISFELPEQDALVGYVRLRTDGSPLASIRELKVFGRLVPLKGAGVGWQHRGVGKDLMARAEEAASDAGCERIRVTSGVGVRRYYASLGYQRDGVYMSKRLAE; via the coding sequence GTGGGATATCACGAAGAGATCATACGATCGATACTGGACGGCAGGATAAGGAACAAGGACGACCTGCAGAGGGCCAAGATAGATCTGTGCCGGAAGTACGCTCTGCCGGGGGTGCCGCCGAACTCCGAGACCCTCGCGCTGGTCAGCGAGGACGACCTGCCCCTGGTGGAGGAGATATTGCGCCTCAAGCCGGTGCGCACGCTATCGGGGGTGGCGGTGGTGGCGGTAATGACGTCCCCCGCCCCGTGCCCGCACGGCAAGTGCGTCTACTGCCCCGGGGGAGTGGAGTCCGGCTCTCCCCAGTCGTACACCGGCAAGGAGCCTGCCGCCCGGAGGGGGGAGTCCTACGGCTTCGACCCCTATGAGCAGACAAGGGGGCGCATCGAGCAGCTGGAAGCCATCGGGCATCCCACCGACAAGATCGACCTCATAGTGATGGGAGGCACCTTCACCTCCCGCCCCCGGGAATACCAGGTGGACTTCGTAAAGAGGTGCTTCGAGGCCATGAATGGCGAGGTGTCCCCGAGCCTCGAGGAAGCTCAGGCTGCCAACGAGACGGCCGGGCACCGCTGCATCGGGATGACCATCGAGACCCGCCCGGACGCCATGACGGAGGAGCAGGTCGCCCTGTCCATGGCGCTCGGGATGACCAGGGTGGAGATGGGAGTGCAGATACTGGACGAGGCGATACTGCGCGCGGTGAACCGCGGCCACGGCCTCCAAGCGGTGATCGACGCCACCCGGGTGGCGAAGCGCAGCGGGCTAAAGGTGTGCTACCATGTCATGCCCGGGCTGCCCGGCTCCTCGCCGGAGAAGGACCTGGAGAGCTTCCGCAGGATGTTCGACGACCCCGTCTTCCGGCCGGACATGCTGAAGCTGTACCCCACCCTGGTGGTCAAGGGGACCAAGCTCTACGATATGTGGGCCCGGGGGGAGTATCGCCCCTACACCACCGAGGAGGCGGTGGAGATCATGGCCGAGATGAAGCGCCTGGTGCCGCCGTGGGTCAGGATCCAGAGGATCCAGCGTGACATCCCGGTACCGCTCATCGAGGCCGGGGTGGACAAGGGGCACCTGCGCGAGCTGATCAAGGAACGCATGCGCTCGCAAGGGCGGCAGTGCCGGTGCATCCGGTGCCGCGAGGTCGGCCTGAAAGGCATCCGGGACTACACCGTCGACCAGCTGCGGCTCGAGGTGCAGAGGTACGAGGCCTCGGGAGGCGCGGAGAGCTTCATATCCTTCGAGCTGCCGGAGCAGGACGCCCTGGTCGGCTATGTCCGCCTGAGGACCGACGGTTCCCCCCTGGCTAGCATCAGGGAGCTGAAGGTGTTCGGAAGGCTCGTGCCGCTAAAAGGGGCGGGGGTGGGATGGCAGCACCGCGGGGTCGGCAAAGATCTCATGGCGAGGGCGGAGGAAGCGGCCTCGGACGCCGGGTGCGAGAGGATCAGGGTCACCAGCGGCGTGGGGGTGCGACGCTACTATGCTTCGCTGGGCTACCAGCGGGACGGGGTCTATATGTCCAAGCGGCTCGCGGAGTGA
- a CDS encoding CDC48 family AAA ATPase has product MAESTTLRVASAQHQSEVGLGRARIDTQTRKDIDVDMGDFIEIVGKRRTAAKVFRASAEDEGKGVIAIDGMVRSNAGVSIGEKVTVLKAETQPATKITVAPKIPPGKRVRFGQGVEELFKKGLSNRPLVKGDAIIIPNIALMGGFLPFVVTGTQPSGVVVVGGHTELVVKTEPVETVETATMSVTYDDVGGLEDELKRVREIIELPLKHPELFDRLGIDPPKGVLLYGPPGTGKTLIAKAVASESGANFFSINGPEIMSKYYGQSEEKLREKFEEAEKAAPSIVFIDEIDSIAPKREEVTGETERRVVAQLLTLMDGLGGRGQVIVIGATNREDSIDPALRRPGRFDREIEIGVPTLAGRKEILQIHTRGMPLDGDVDIDSLANVTHGFVGADIASLAREAAMKCLGRFVPEFELDKPIPPDVLETMRVTQADFKEALKDVEPSAMREVAVEVPQVGWEDIGGLEDIKRLLKEMIELPLESPQSFKRLGIRPGRGVLLYGPPGTGKTLLAKAVANECKVNFISIKGPEIMSKWVGESEKAIRQIFKKAKQVAPCIVFLDEIDSIASRRGSSPESNATERVVNQLLTTMDGFESLDRVTVIAATNRPDIVDPALLRPGRFDRLALVPVPDQAARLGILRINTRDMPLNGVDLEHIASRTEGFVGADLEALCREAAMAAMREDRDSEMVSGRHFEGALKIVRASSTKDVMKWYENFARSLETVPVKWQDPGVYR; this is encoded by the coding sequence GTGGCGGAATCGACAACTCTTCGCGTCGCCAGCGCTCAACACCAATCGGAGGTCGGCCTGGGACGTGCCCGGATCGACACCCAGACCCGGAAAGACATCGATGTTGACATGGGTGACTTCATCGAGATAGTGGGCAAGAGGAGAACGGCCGCCAAGGTGTTCCGGGCCTCCGCCGAGGACGAGGGCAAGGGCGTCATCGCCATCGACGGCATGGTCCGCTCCAACGCCGGGGTGTCCATCGGGGAAAAGGTCACCGTGCTCAAGGCCGAGACCCAGCCAGCGACAAAGATCACGGTGGCGCCGAAGATACCCCCGGGCAAGAGGGTCCGCTTCGGCCAGGGAGTGGAGGAGCTGTTCAAGAAGGGACTGAGCAACCGCCCCCTGGTGAAGGGGGACGCCATCATCATCCCCAACATAGCCCTGATGGGAGGGTTCCTCCCGTTCGTGGTGACCGGCACGCAGCCCTCCGGAGTAGTGGTGGTGGGCGGCCATACCGAGCTAGTGGTGAAGACCGAGCCGGTGGAGACCGTCGAGACGGCCACCATGTCGGTGACCTACGACGACGTGGGCGGCCTGGAGGACGAGCTGAAGCGGGTGAGGGAGATCATCGAGCTGCCGCTCAAGCACCCCGAGCTGTTCGACCGCCTGGGCATCGACCCTCCCAAAGGGGTTTTGCTGTACGGCCCGCCCGGGACCGGAAAAACGCTCATCGCCAAGGCCGTGGCGAGCGAATCGGGCGCCAACTTCTTTTCCATCAACGGGCCGGAGATAATGTCCAAGTACTACGGCCAGAGCGAGGAAAAGCTCCGCGAGAAGTTCGAGGAGGCCGAGAAGGCCGCGCCATCCATCGTGTTCATCGACGAGATCGACTCCATCGCGCCCAAGAGGGAGGAGGTGACCGGAGAGACGGAGCGCCGCGTGGTAGCGCAGCTGCTCACCCTGATGGACGGGCTGGGCGGTAGGGGGCAGGTCATCGTGATAGGGGCGACCAACCGCGAGGACTCCATCGATCCGGCGCTCCGCCGTCCCGGGCGGTTCGACCGGGAGATAGAGATCGGGGTCCCCACGCTGGCGGGGAGGAAGGAGATCCTGCAGATACACACCAGGGGCATGCCGCTGGACGGGGACGTGGACATCGACTCCCTGGCCAATGTCACCCACGGCTTCGTGGGCGCCGACATCGCCTCGCTGGCCAGGGAGGCGGCCATGAAGTGCCTGGGCCGCTTCGTCCCCGAGTTCGAACTGGACAAGCCCATTCCCCCGGACGTGCTGGAGACCATGCGCGTTACGCAGGCCGATTTCAAGGAGGCGCTCAAGGACGTGGAGCCGTCGGCCATGCGCGAGGTGGCCGTGGAGGTCCCTCAGGTCGGCTGGGAGGACATCGGCGGCCTGGAGGACATCAAGCGCCTGCTCAAGGAGATGATCGAGCTCCCCCTGGAGAGCCCCCAGTCCTTCAAGCGGCTGGGCATCCGCCCCGGCCGCGGGGTGCTGCTGTACGGCCCGCCCGGGACGGGAAAGACCCTTCTGGCCAAGGCCGTGGCCAACGAATGCAAGGTGAACTTCATCTCCATCAAGGGACCGGAGATAATGTCCAAGTGGGTCGGGGAGTCGGAGAAGGCGATCCGCCAGATCTTCAAGAAGGCCAAGCAGGTCGCGCCGTGCATAGTGTTCCTCGACGAGATCGATTCCATCGCCTCCCGGCGGGGCTCGTCGCCGGAGTCCAACGCCACCGAGAGGGTGGTGAACCAGCTCCTCACCACCATGGACGGGTTCGAGTCCCTGGACCGCGTGACGGTGATCGCCGCCACCAACCGGCCGGACATCGTGGACCCCGCCCTCCTGAGGCCGGGCCGCTTCGACCGCCTCGCCCTGGTCCCGGTCCCCGACCAGGCCGCCCGCCTGGGCATACTGAGGATCAATACCAGGGACATGCCCCTGAACGGGGTGGACCTGGAGCACATAGCGTCCCGGACAGAGGGCTTCGTGGGAGCGGACCTGGAGGCGCTGTGCAGGGAGGCCGCCATGGCCGCCATGCGCGAGGACCGCGACAGCGAGATGGTGTCGGGGCGGCACTTCGAGGGTGCGTTGAAGATCGTCAGGGCGTCGTCGACCAAGGATGTCATGAAGTGGTACGAGAACTTCGCCAGGTCCCTGGAGACCGTGCCGGTGAAGTGGCAGGACCCTGGGGTGTACCGTTAG
- a CDS encoding TATA-box-binding protein produces MPKYKIQNIVASADLGTELDLTQLVVEMENAEYEPESFPGLVFRLKKPKTATLIFRSGKIVCTGSKSIGDVKQAIQMVTESLKDAGIPLTGSPAYEVQNIVASADLEQPINLTSTVISLGLEKVEYEPEVFPGLVYRLDDPKVVILLFGSGRLVCTGAKKPMDVEAAIVRISRELRSVGLLSPEPPGMSEKDRLA; encoded by the coding sequence ATTCCGAAATACAAGATCCAGAACATAGTAGCGTCTGCCGATCTGGGGACCGAGCTTGATCTAACCCAGCTCGTCGTGGAAATGGAAAACGCGGAGTACGAACCGGAATCCTTTCCTGGCTTGGTCTTCCGGCTGAAGAAGCCGAAGACAGCGACCCTCATCTTCCGAAGCGGGAAGATCGTTTGTACCGGCTCCAAGTCGATAGGGGACGTAAAGCAGGCGATACAAATGGTCACAGAGAGCCTGAAGGACGCCGGGATCCCCCTCACCGGCTCTCCGGCCTATGAGGTCCAGAACATCGTTGCCTCGGCCGACCTCGAGCAGCCCATCAACCTGACCTCGACGGTGATCTCCCTGGGCCTCGAAAAGGTGGAGTACGAACCGGAGGTGTTTCCCGGGCTGGTGTACCGCCTGGACGACCCCAAGGTCGTTATCCTGCTGTTCGGGTCGGGAAGGCTGGTCTGCACCGGGGCGAAAAAACCGATGGACGTGGAAGCGGCGATCGTCAGGATCTCCAGAGAGCTGCGTTCCGTTGGCCTGCTCTCGCCGGAGCCGCCGGGCATGTCGGAGAAGGACCGCCTGGCCTGA
- a CDS encoding PRC-barrel domain-containing protein, with the protein MRKFITELKGKTVMTNDGQILGMIENFLINTSSGDIQNVLVVPAEEVETRLYKTDPQGRLVLPFSEMRAVRDVVVMAGTNA; encoded by the coding sequence ATGAGAAAATTCATTACTGAGCTCAAGGGAAAGACCGTTATGACCAATGACGGGCAGATCCTAGGCATGATCGAGAACTTCCTGATCAACACCTCCAGCGGAGACATCCAGAACGTTCTGGTGGTGCCCGCGGAAGAGGTCGAGACCAGGCTGTACAAGACCGACCCCCAGGGAAGGCTGGTCCTGCCCTTCAGCGAGATGAGGGCGGTCCGCGACGTCGTGGTCATGGCCGGGACCAACGCCTGA
- a CDS encoding ATP-grasp domain-containing protein, with amino-acid sequence MADIACFVERYTVSRAEELTALANFKLAAHQLGHKLEYVFRADIGKIPMYDALFIRSLTDPLNAAYVAARTAELHGMTVIDDPDSIIICCDKINMYLHLMRENVPIPETRFVGKRELDRRTMEQLFDELGSPLVLKAPHTSFSMHVDKVDSASAFEEVARKYYRRADEIVVQRYIPSRFDWRVTTLNGEPLFVCKYVMPGNHWKIQRSDNGHVTWAKIEAQDLKAVDPKLIEAGLKASRAIGKGLYGVDIKEVDGKYIVIEVNDNPNIDAGGEDARNPEVYGRIIRYLAGE; translated from the coding sequence ATGGCAGATATAGCCTGTTTTGTAGAGCGCTACACCGTCAGCCGCGCCGAGGAGCTCACCGCCCTCGCCAACTTCAAGCTGGCCGCGCATCAGCTCGGGCACAAGCTGGAGTACGTGTTCCGCGCGGACATCGGGAAGATACCGATGTACGACGCGCTGTTCATCCGGTCGCTCACCGACCCGCTCAACGCCGCATACGTCGCGGCGAGGACCGCGGAGCTGCACGGCATGACGGTCATCGACGACCCTGATTCTATCATCATCTGCTGCGACAAGATCAACATGTACCTACACCTGATGCGCGAGAACGTGCCGATACCGGAAACCAGGTTCGTGGGCAAGAGGGAGCTGGACCGGAGGACCATGGAGCAGCTGTTCGACGAGCTCGGCTCTCCCCTGGTCCTCAAGGCGCCGCACACCTCCTTCTCGATGCACGTGGACAAGGTGGATTCGGCAAGCGCGTTCGAGGAGGTGGCCCGGAAGTACTACCGGAGGGCGGACGAGATAGTGGTGCAGAGGTATATTCCCAGCCGCTTTGACTGGAGGGTCACGACCCTCAACGGCGAACCGCTGTTCGTGTGCAAGTACGTCATGCCCGGCAACCACTGGAAGATCCAGCGGAGCGACAACGGGCACGTCACCTGGGCGAAGATCGAGGCGCAGGACCTCAAGGCCGTCGACCCCAAGCTCATCGAGGCTGGGCTGAAAGCGTCCAGGGCCATCGGCAAGGGCCTCTACGGCGTGGACATCAAGGAGGTCGACGGCAAGTACATCGTCATCGAGGTGAACGACAACCCCAACATCGACGCGGGCGGCGAGGACGCCAGGAACCCCGAGGTGTACGGGCGGATCATCAGGTACCTCGCCGGCGAGTGA
- a CDS encoding RimK-like ATPgrasp N-terminal domain-containing protein — MNILGDYRYMSEGHYGSVEAEIAGVKVYPTIKESLDAYVVPLCMERAKAAGIKVPDYYISNGYFEPPAIVYPINPFMKKHSVVYKAGHVKRISKSMTRNYKYAICVQKISEDVAVREYKCVMGNTTCDELSTMAAQVWDLFHLPICSLRVIENGEIMLSAIEPLPLHELGSKELKLLRKANEWQI, encoded by the coding sequence GTGAACATACTCGGAGACTATCGCTATATGAGCGAGGGGCATTATGGGAGCGTCGAGGCGGAGATCGCCGGCGTGAAGGTATACCCCACCATCAAGGAGTCGCTGGACGCTTATGTGGTCCCTCTGTGCATGGAGAGGGCCAAGGCCGCGGGGATCAAGGTCCCCGACTACTACATATCCAACGGTTATTTTGAGCCGCCCGCCATCGTGTACCCCATCAACCCCTTCATGAAGAAGCACAGCGTGGTGTACAAGGCCGGGCACGTCAAGCGCATCTCCAAGTCCATGACCCGGAACTACAAGTACGCCATCTGCGTGCAGAAGATCTCCGAGGACGTGGCCGTGCGCGAGTACAAGTGCGTCATGGGCAACACCACCTGCGACGAGCTGTCCACCATGGCCGCCCAGGTGTGGGACCTTTTCCATCTTCCGATCTGCAGCCTCAGGGTGATCGAGAACGGCGAGATCATGCTCTCCGCCATCGAGCCCCTGCCCCTGCATGAGCTGGGCTCGAAGGAGCTGAAGCTCCTCAGGAAGGCGAACGAATGGCAGATATAG
- a CDS encoding ABC transporter substrate-binding protein, producing the protein MQRKYIAVAAVVVVAALVVAGLFLSGAVNLGGKTIKYTDVAPVDQQAQIQSGNIDGGVSWEPYVSDSILAGTAHALVWSGDIWPDHPCCVVVADGDFLNSNPDAVNRVLKAHIEANLWIADAIANKETNPTNYTLLLQIGASFSGRSTEVVDSSLQHMKLTYNITSESVAYFKQFTEDYVDAGLIQSNRVSDVNSFVNGLIDATHLEAAANIQPVDDGFTPITVRIGYLQGDLHQFARVVAENIEVGGGKSLFATYGIQTALPDGATVGGYNNGGAVMTAFASSENLIDMAYLGAPPVLLNHANQGIDVKILSLANTEGSALVISGDRSIEDLDGLVIGQPGSSSIQYLLLVAIADKYGYDLVRG; encoded by the coding sequence ATGCAAAGAAAATACATAGCCGTAGCAGCCGTGGTCGTGGTCGCGGCATTGGTCGTTGCTGGCTTATTCTTGTCTGGAGCGGTCAACTTAGGCGGCAAGACCATCAAGTACACCGATGTCGCGCCAGTGGATCAGCAAGCTCAGATCCAGTCGGGCAACATTGATGGCGGGGTCAGCTGGGAGCCCTACGTGTCGGACTCCATCTTGGCCGGCACCGCCCATGCCCTAGTGTGGTCCGGTGATATCTGGCCGGACCATCCATGCTGTGTCGTGGTGGCTGACGGCGACTTCCTGAACTCCAACCCGGACGCTGTCAATAGGGTCCTGAAGGCGCATATCGAAGCGAATCTCTGGATTGCCGACGCCATAGCCAACAAGGAAACCAATCCAACCAACTACACTCTACTGCTGCAGATCGGAGCCAGCTTCAGCGGCCGAAGCACCGAGGTCGTGGACAGCTCGCTGCAGCACATGAAGCTCACCTACAACATCACCTCAGAGAGTGTGGCCTACTTCAAGCAGTTCACCGAGGACTATGTGGACGCTGGCCTCATACAGAGCAACAGGGTTTCCGATGTCAACAGCTTCGTGAACGGCCTTATTGATGCTACCCATCTCGAGGCTGCAGCCAACATCCAGCCGGTGGATGATGGCTTCACCCCCATCACCGTTCGTATCGGCTACCTTCAGGGCGACCTTCACCAGTTCGCCAGAGTGGTGGCCGAGAACATCGAGGTAGGAGGCGGCAAGAGCCTGTTCGCGACATATGGCATACAGACCGCCCTGCCTGATGGTGCGACCGTTGGAGGGTATAACAATGGCGGCGCGGTCATGACGGCCTTCGCTAGCAGCGAGAACCTCATAGATATGGCCTACCTCGGCGCTCCTCCGGTCCTCCTGAACCACGCCAACCAGGGCATCGACGTCAAGATATTGTCCCTGGCCAACACCGAGGGGTCCGCACTGGTGATCAGCGGGGATAGGAGTATCGAAGACCTGGACGGCCTCGTCATAGGTCAGCCAGGATCGTCTTCCATCCAGTACCTTCTCCTGGTAGCCATTGCGGACAAGTATGGATACGATCTCGTGAGGGGCTGA